The following are encoded together in the Nocardioides thalensis genome:
- a CDS encoding alpha/beta fold hydrolase gives MSTHAPVAVSAELLAPLPTGVEVCYQTFGQPEHEPLLLVMGLGGPMTWWDAALCEELASRGFYVIRYDNRDTGRSTRCEGRVASHSLVRAFVGARTRPPYSMADLAADGLALLDHLGIESAHLAGVSMGGMIAQTIAIDAPERVRSLTSVMSTTGRRSVGWQHPSLLPTLLVRRGPDRDSYIAGALKVWRLIGSPAFQPTEEELRSRAGDTYDRGVSVQGVMRQMMAVLTQPDRSAALHDLRIPTLVVHGLADRMVHVSGGRATAAAIPGAELLLIDGMGHDLPAALFDTFATAIRRTADRAS, from the coding sequence ATGTCGACGCATGCACCGGTGGCCGTCTCCGCAGAGCTGCTGGCCCCGCTCCCGACCGGCGTGGAGGTCTGCTACCAGACGTTCGGGCAGCCCGAGCACGAGCCGCTGCTGCTGGTGATGGGTCTCGGCGGGCCGATGACCTGGTGGGACGCCGCCCTCTGCGAGGAGCTCGCCAGCCGCGGCTTCTACGTCATCCGCTACGACAACCGCGACACCGGGCGGTCGACCCGCTGCGAGGGCCGCGTCGCCAGCCACAGCCTGGTGCGCGCGTTCGTCGGCGCCCGCACCCGGCCGCCGTACTCGATGGCCGACCTGGCCGCCGACGGCCTGGCGCTGCTCGACCACCTGGGCATCGAGTCGGCGCACCTCGCCGGCGTGTCGATGGGCGGCATGATCGCGCAGACGATCGCGATCGACGCCCCGGAGCGGGTGCGGAGCCTGACCAGCGTCATGTCGACCACCGGCCGGCGCAGCGTCGGCTGGCAGCACCCGTCGCTGCTCCCCACGCTGCTGGTCCGCCGCGGCCCCGACCGCGACTCCTACATCGCCGGCGCGCTGAAGGTGTGGCGGCTGATCGGCTCCCCCGCCTTCCAGCCGACCGAGGAGGAGCTGCGCAGCCGCGCCGGCGACACCTACGACCGCGGCGTCAGCGTGCAGGGCGTGATGCGGCAGATGATGGCGGTGCTGACCCAGCCCGACCGCAGCGCCGCCCTCCACGACCTGCGCATCCCGACCCTCGTGGTGCACGGCCTCGCCGACCGGATGGTCCACGTCTCCGGCGGGCGCGCCACGGCCGCCGCGATCCCGGGCGCCGAGCTGCTGCTCATCGACGGCATGGGCCACGACCTCCCGGCCGCCCTCTTCGACACGTTCGCGACGGCCATCCGCCGTACGGCGGACCGCGCCTCGTGA
- a CDS encoding sugar ABC transporter permease, with translation MTSTAVPAAPAPAQKTSGRNTESDRLKAENRLGQKLVAPAIILMLIVTAFPMIRAIWLSIYDYSLTAPDEREIVGASNYITALSDPLFWKATGITVLYMVVTVAIELVIGFAFALVMHRVIFGRGIVRTSILIPYGIITVVSGFTWQFAFSYQNGFVNGWLPFIGDDFNWFGETTPAVIAICISEIWKTTPFMSLLLLAGLAQVSEDMIEAAKVDGATWWQRMWKVVIPNMRAAIMVAILFRALDAYRIFDNIFVMTNGAEDTQSISFLTYRQTIEQFQLGMGSALSVLLFLSVLLIAFLIIKLFRVDLAQARQEG, from the coding sequence GTGACGTCGACAGCGGTACCGGCGGCACCCGCGCCGGCTCAGAAGACCAGCGGTCGCAACACCGAGAGCGACCGGCTCAAGGCGGAGAACCGACTGGGCCAGAAGCTGGTCGCGCCGGCGATCATCCTGATGCTGATCGTGACGGCGTTCCCGATGATCCGCGCCATCTGGCTGTCGATCTACGACTACTCCCTGACCGCGCCCGACGAGCGCGAGATCGTCGGCGCCAGCAACTACATCACCGCGCTGAGCGACCCGCTCTTCTGGAAGGCCACCGGCATCACGGTCCTCTACATGGTGGTGACGGTGGCGATCGAGCTCGTGATCGGCTTCGCGTTCGCGCTCGTCATGCACCGGGTGATCTTCGGGCGCGGCATCGTCCGCACCTCGATCCTGATCCCCTACGGCATCATCACCGTCGTCTCCGGCTTCACCTGGCAGTTCGCCTTCTCCTACCAGAACGGCTTCGTCAACGGCTGGCTGCCGTTCATCGGCGACGACTTCAACTGGTTCGGCGAGACGACGCCGGCGGTGATCGCGATCTGCATCTCGGAGATCTGGAAGACCACGCCGTTCATGTCGCTGCTGCTCCTCGCGGGCCTGGCCCAGGTCAGCGAGGACATGATCGAGGCGGCGAAGGTCGACGGTGCCACCTGGTGGCAGCGGATGTGGAAGGTCGTCATCCCGAACATGCGGGCGGCGATCATGGTCGCGATCCTCTTCCGTGCGCTCGACGCCTACCGGATCTTCGACAACATCTTCGTGATGACCAACGGGGCCGAGGACACCCAGTCGATCAGCTTCCTGACCTACAGACAGACGATCGAGCAGTTCCAGCTCGGGATGGGATCGGCACTGTCGGTGCTGCTCTTCCTGTCGGTCCTGCTGATCGCGTTCCTGATCATCAAGCTCTTCCGGGTCGACCTGGCCCAGGCCCGGCAGGAGGGGTGA
- a CDS encoding extracellular solute-binding protein, which translates to MNPDGVDTFMKYADSCSTADYDIAVQQLPSSATDQRIQLARRLAAEDSSTDLMNLDPVFVAEFANAGWLAEVPEEKASEITSSVEGEGDYLAGAAETVVWDDKVFAIPLWANTQVLWYRKSLAEKAGLSEEDMQQVTWDQIIDAAAENGGTVGVQANLYEGYVVWINALIQGAGGAIVSDTEAGRDASIDLNSDAGRAAAEVVQKLAESDAAQPDLSVSNEGTVLGPMFAGPGEFMVNWTFVYKNYEGLIGAAGGPADKQAFEDLGWARYPATVEGEPSKPPIGGIDIGVGAYSEHPEFAMEAAECITSTQAQVDLALVNGLMPSTNAAYDEVANSGDYPEDLIELYRTSVDEGGPRPKSAFYAMISSAIQQTWHSPASVDPDSTPEESADYVGNVLRGEDLL; encoded by the coding sequence GTGAACCCCGACGGCGTCGACACGTTCATGAAGTACGCCGACAGCTGCAGCACGGCCGACTACGACATCGCGGTGCAGCAGCTCCCGTCGAGCGCGACCGACCAGCGCATCCAGCTCGCGCGCCGGCTCGCGGCGGAGGACTCCTCGACGGACCTGATGAACCTCGACCCGGTGTTCGTGGCCGAGTTCGCGAACGCCGGCTGGCTCGCAGAGGTGCCGGAGGAGAAGGCGAGCGAGATCACCTCCAGCGTCGAGGGCGAGGGCGACTACCTCGCGGGCGCGGCGGAGACGGTCGTCTGGGACGACAAGGTGTTCGCGATCCCGCTCTGGGCCAACACCCAGGTGCTCTGGTACCGCAAGTCCCTCGCGGAGAAGGCCGGCCTCAGCGAGGAGGACATGCAGCAGGTGACCTGGGACCAGATCATCGACGCGGCCGCCGAGAACGGCGGCACCGTCGGCGTCCAGGCCAACCTCTACGAGGGCTACGTCGTCTGGATCAACGCACTGATCCAGGGGGCGGGCGGAGCGATCGTCTCCGACACCGAGGCCGGGCGCGACGCCTCGATCGACCTCAACAGCGACGCCGGACGCGCGGCGGCCGAGGTCGTGCAGAAGCTCGCCGAGTCCGACGCCGCGCAGCCCGACCTGTCGGTCTCCAACGAGGGCACCGTGCTCGGGCCCATGTTCGCCGGGCCCGGCGAGTTCATGGTCAACTGGACGTTCGTCTACAAGAACTACGAGGGCCTGATCGGCGCCGCCGGCGGCCCCGCTGACAAGCAGGCGTTCGAGGACCTGGGCTGGGCGCGCTACCCCGCCACCGTCGAGGGCGAGCCCTCCAAGCCGCCGATCGGTGGCATCGACATCGGGGTCGGCGCCTACTCCGAGCACCCGGAGTTCGCGATGGAGGCGGCGGAGTGCATCACCTCCACGCAGGCGCAGGTCGACCTCGCCCTCGTCAACGGGCTGATGCCGTCGACCAACGCGGCCTACGACGAGGTCGCCAACAGCGGTGACTATCCCGAGGACCTGATCGAGCTCTACCGCACGAGCGTCGACGAGGGCGGGCCGCGGCCGAAGAGCGCGTTCTACGCGATGATCTCGAGCGCGATCCAGCAGACGTGGCACTCCCCCGCTTCGGTGGACCCGGACAGCACACCCGAGGAGTCGGCGGACTACGTCGGCAACGTCCTGCGAGGGGAGGACCTGCTGTGA